From the genome of Actinomycetota bacterium, one region includes:
- a CDS encoding MBL fold metallo-hydrolase, which produces MAAPTLTVGNVEITAILDVDTSIPLAEVFDGSGDFPPGGSGSLAARYPDDFTADAWHFRDHCFLIRMPTHLTLIDTGVGPPDSAFGRWLGVGGTLPDELAALGVVPDDVDDVILTHVHSDHTGWNTTPSSSGWVPRFSNARYHLHDADVAWMRGFVDEEDVREFAEAIAPLESTGQLDTSIEDRELSPGLSLRHAPGHTPGHRCVLLDAGGERVLFTGDLLHFTFQLNDPGFRSPGDDDPEEGSRTRAAWLDRAESEGLTLATAHVPPSPIGRIVREGGQRLLRRR; this is translated from the coding sequence ATGGCCGCCCCGACGCTGACCGTCGGAAACGTCGAGATCACAGCGATCCTCGACGTCGACACGTCGATCCCGCTCGCCGAGGTGTTCGATGGGAGCGGCGATTTTCCACCCGGCGGATCAGGGTCCCTTGCTGCGAGGTATCCGGACGACTTCACTGCCGACGCGTGGCACTTCCGCGACCATTGCTTCCTGATCCGTATGCCGACGCACCTGACATTGATCGACACGGGCGTCGGCCCGCCCGACTCGGCCTTCGGACGATGGCTCGGCGTCGGTGGGACGCTGCCGGACGAACTGGCAGCGCTCGGCGTGGTGCCGGACGACGTTGACGACGTCATCCTCACCCACGTCCACTCCGACCACACAGGGTGGAACACGACGCCGTCGTCGAGCGGATGGGTGCCGCGGTTCTCGAATGCCCGGTACCACCTCCATGATGCCGACGTCGCGTGGATGCGAGGCTTCGTCGACGAGGAGGACGTCCGGGAGTTCGCCGAGGCGATCGCCCCTCTCGAGTCAACGGGACAGCTCGACACGTCGATCGAGGACCGCGAGTTGTCGCCCGGCCTGAGCCTGCGACACGCGCCGGGTCACACCCCAGGACACCGGTGCGTTCTGTTGGACGCCGGCGGCGAACGGGTGCTCTTCACCGGAGACCTCTTGCACTTCACGTTCCAGCTGAACGACCCCGGGTTCCGCTCACCGGGCGACGATGATCCGGAGGAGGGGAGCCGCACACGGGCCGCGTGGCTCGACCGAGCGGAGTCGGAGGGGCTGACCCTCGCGACCGCGCATGTTCCTCCGTCCCCCATCGGTCGGATCGTCCGTGAAGGGGGACAGCGGTTGCTCCGGCGTCGCTAG